From Cyprinus carpio isolate SPL01 chromosome A7, ASM1834038v1, whole genome shotgun sequence, a single genomic window includes:
- the LOC109091997 gene encoding TP53-binding protein 1-like isoform X1 — MDPGESDLDSSFPQTENPCLIVEDSQPDSVALEDDPDTSYRALLARRLSNLQPTSQSPVLELISSPTKSRCLQKDTSDGTACSDNLQSNLGSAATEHSQVFEVHSYPVSKRSVPEHMEPEANSTTHDEMSQFGLLELSESQGVFEEDEQNEAPANQTDSQKPASQCGLKSSERTPSNRDGNTTGSEVSSSCPSKPQDGEGRRLSIQAILHSQLTDSQEDEEDVLVSSQDDMFEKERNGTKADSSVSEKEQLPTSTPAHSLRLLHLSGQGTLVQESLSQQSVDFVAATQDNLSQTPYIIPNSPTEKEQNYNEAAESPMDTSAPAEDQPPGREETPMDMDPCPKPQPTASTPVSQNSPGFVLDKSLSVPSQPEFSHDVFISTPSLEHGNSSQGTESSKKLPHHNSPSASPKQTGPAEQLKKSSSSGSQPSGVAECFQLELSSENSSFAQKTQLFVVEEDSQATQIVEEEGTVGADKSNSSPKNHSQNVSKNRMDPEPPVKTSNSQSLSKVPDSTSTSALTGKAEDCEPSQKISPAVIGKQNISASPGATPSQLSVGADTPNAPQTSKATVAECSNASPSTDRPVTPVPVPQQSPSQSVLTASSQKNTEKEKEHVIQSQRLSQPVTHSHSVVTDSVRTAEEEERMDEGEIQSVVIGDDTGIKLGLSESQVLSPEPMEEEKETSQCEPSRDEHSSSKEESFSVMVLEESQRVSQEKVKEGRSQPFRSSTQPVRGSVQDKREATAKISGSQPVGSTEVSPLQLERTKSQSTQPSDTGQHKKNSDNAANKSLSDSSGELPFHFTLPKEGELIRPAVSSTPPQISQLKKTPRHSTPIEMTSFSEASSHTKETTMVASEISVEESRESEEPAAVEQDGKLSLRMKLVTPVEEGSSGSEHFSLQKPPLTDEEGSVSKATTVAMDVTSPSVFSRVREVHRQVQVEDDAESSDPPLRQASQLFIPPKTNDSGLSPNCPKETAASRASGRVTEAVPLHPAGMEASSEPLVSGLSTPAREQEVLSTSDKPRTAVRQKAVSQQTSVDISSTTSPPSKRAVSQQTSFDQSGPYNLSGRGEPSTPTRTHPGPSLRRHVRTIQEVRTTVTRIITDVYYEDGREVDRKVTHESEEPVLDRCVVDNDISPSRTGSSMTSGDLADVSSLSSKAPSHHSSSGTSSGGLGPIRMPDFLMPPSRGAKFGRWGGRQQPRTHTVVVGSEVTDAWGPQVTTQLSPRGRARRGRPPSRGPLSRGGRTGQRGGAHGQGASSSEEEHFAQRHVQAPGSPVEVSATGHSDSLNTTSPNNSAGSSSFVGLRVLAKWSSNSYFYSGSITRDLGENRFRLRFDDNQECEVQGKDILLCDPIPLETEVTALTEEEYFYIGVVKGHKTQGSEFLYCVEKAGQSNWYSRTSVILSMEQGSRLREQYGLGPYEPSTPQTMASDISLDNLVEGKRRRRGNSSGAGTPTRSSSNSPRNPGPSGKRKLISGTEDERTPAKRGRRGGGARVGQRIAACNTSGSGADLPPDPNDLVATHGPLPENSSLFMGFVFMLTASSENDRDSNHQPSDEDEEYVQRAPYNKHYTVRQLEAGGGMILLDFNEEQCKAAYQSLLIADQHCRTRKYLLCVAGGVPCVSQIWVRDCCQEKKLVNYRNYLLPAGLGPEGRIVEWHPRCNPFKALKVVLISEDRVDLWTSLLSMGGAAKVHHHKENEDLSDIPNMKFDLAVTSSACPSEDLKRVAQDMPVVSLEWLIQSLICGKCLSYDKNSEFCHNPST, encoded by the exons ATGGATCCCGGCGAGAGTGATCTTGATTCAAGTTTTCCTCAAACAGAAAACCCCTGTCTCATAGTTGAGGACTCGCAGCCTGACAGCGTGGCCCTGGAGGACGATCCTGACACCAGCTACCGTGCCCTTCTCGCCCGCCGCCTCTCTAACCTGCAGCCCACATCACAAAGCCCTGTGCTG GAGCTAATTTCTTCCCCTACTAAAAGTCGTTGTTTACAAAAAGATACGAGTGACGGTACAGCCTGCTCAG ACAATTTGCAGTCCAACCTGGGTTCAGCAGCTACAGAGCATAGTCAAGTTTTTGAAGTTCACTCTTATCCTGTCTCAAAAAG AAGTGTCCCAGAGCACATGGAGCCTGAGGCTAACTCCACCACACATG ATGAGATGTCTCAGTTTGGTCTCTTGGAGCTGTCGGAGAGCCAGGGTGTCTTTGAGGAAGATGAGCAGAATGAAGCTCCTGCAAATCAAACAGACAGTCAGAAACCAGCCAGCcaat GTGGATTGAAGAGTTCAGAAAGGACACCATCCAATCGAGATGGAAATACTACAGG GTCAGAGGTCAGTTCAAGCTGCCCTTCGAAGCCTCAGGATGGGGAAGGCAGGAGGCTCAGTATTCAGGCTATACTGCACTCTCAGTTAACTGACAGtcaagaagatgaagaagatgtGCTTGTTTCCTCACAGGATGACATGTTTGAAAAGGAGAGAAATG GCACCAAGGCAGACAGCAGTGTTTCAGAGAAAGAACAACTGCCAACATCCACACCTGCACATAGTCTTCGCTTGCTTCATCTGTCTGGACAGGGCACACTTGTACAGGAGAGTCTTTCACA GCAATCTGTGGACTTTGTGGCTGCCACTCAGGACAATTTAAGCCAAACaccttacattatcccaaattcACCCACAGAAAAAGAGCAGA ATTATAATGAAGCTGCTGAATCCCCAATGGACACATCAGCCCCCGCTGAAGACCAGCCACCGGGGAGAGAAGAAACGCCAATGGACATGGACCCCTGCCCCAAACCACAACCCACAGCCTCCACTCCAGTGTCCCAGAATTCCCCTGGATTTGTTCTGGATAAAAGCCTCTCTGTCCCCAGCCAGCCTGAATTCTCACAT GACGTGTTTATTTCCACTCCAAGTCTTGAACATGGGAACAGCAGTCAAGGGACTGAGAGCTCAAAGAAGTTGCCTCACCATAACAGCCCATCAGCATCGCCCAAGCAGACCGGCCCAGCGGAGCAGCTAAAAAAGTCTTCAAGCAGCGGTTCACAGCCCTCTGGGGTGGCTGAGTGCTTTCAGCTGGAGCTCAGCAGTGAAAACAGCAGTTTTGCTCAGAAGACACAGTTGTTCGTTGTGGAGGAAGATAGCCAAGCTACACAGATCGTGGAAGAGGAAGGAACTGTTGGTGCAGACAAGAGTAACTCAAGCCCTAAAAACCATTCCCAAAATGTAAGCAAGAATAGAATGGACCCTGAGCCGCCTGTTAAAACATCAAATTCACAAAGTCTTTCCAAGGTGCCCGACTCAACGAGTACAAGTGCTTTAACCGGAAAAGCAGAAGACTGTGAACCCTCTCAAAAGATCTCACCGGCGGTTATAGGGAAACAGAATATAAGTGCTTCTCCAGGTGCGACTCCGTCCCAGCTTTCTGTCGGTGCAGACACCCCTAATGCACCACAAACAAGTAAAGCCACAGTCGCTGAGTGTTCAAATGCCTCTCCATCAACTGACAGACCTGTAACCCCTGTTCCTGTGCCCCAACAGTCTCCGTCTCAGTCAGTCTTGACTGCATCGTCCCAAAAGAACACGGAGAAGGAAAAAGAACACGTTATTCAAAGCCAGAGACTCAGTCAGCCCGTGACACACAGCCACAGTGTTGTTACAGACAGTGTTAGAACTGCTGAAGAGGAGGAGAGGATGGATGAAGGTGAGATTCAGAGTGTGGTGATAGGTGATGACACTGGGATCAAGCTGGGTTTGTCCGAGAGCCAGGTGCTTTCTCCAGAACCcatggaggaggagaaggagacaTCCCAGTGTGAACCCAGCAGAGACGAACACTCCTCCAGCAAAGAGGAGAGCTTCAGTGTCATGGTGCTAGAAGAGAGCCAGAGGGTCTCTCAGGAGAAAGTGAAGGAGGGGAGGTCACAGCCGTTCAGAAGCTCCACGCAACCTGTGAGGGGCTCCGTGCAGGACAAACGTGAGGCCACGGCAAAGATCTCAGGGTCTCAGCCGGTGGGATCAACTGAGGTTTCACCTTTACAGCTTGAGAGAACTAAGTCCCAGAGCACACAGCCTAGTGATACAGGACAGCACAAAAAAAACTCAGACAATGCCGCCAACAAGagtttgagtgacagctctggaG AGCTTCCGTTTCACTTTACATTGCCCAAAGAGGGCGAGCTGATCCGCCCAGCAGTGAGTTCAACTCCTCCACAGATTAGTCAGCTGAAAAAGACACCGAGGCACAGCACTCCTATTG AGATGACCTCGTTCTCAGAGGCATCATCTCATACCAAGGAGACGACAATGGTGGCCAGTGAGATTTCGGTAGAGGAGAGCAGAGAGAGCGAAGAGCCAGCCGCAGTGGAGCAAGATGGGAAGCTGAGTCTGAGGATGAAACTGGTGACCCCAGTGGAGGAAGGCAGCTCGGGCTCAGAACATTTCAGCCTGCAGA AACCACCATTAACAGATGAGGAAGGATCTGTCTCCAAGGCTACCACTGTTGCCATGGATGTAACCAG TCCTTCTGTGTTTAGCCGTGTTCGGGAGGTCCACAGGCAGGTCCAGGTGGAGGATGATGCAGAGTCCAGTGATCCTCCACTCAG GCAAGCAAGCCAGCTATTCATTCCCCCCAAAACTAATGACTCAGGACTGTCTCCCAACTGCCCAAAAGAGACAGCGGCCAGCAGAGCCTCAGGCCGAGTCACTGAAGCTgtacctctgcatcctgctggtatGGAAGCAAGCTCTGAACCTCTGGTCAGTGGTCTGTCCACCCCTGCCAGAGAACAAGAGGTTCTCAGCACTTCTGACAAACCTCGAACAGCTGTCCGACAGAAAGCTGTGTCGCAGCAAACAAGTGTGGATATCAGCTCGACCACCAGCCCGCCCAGCAAA AGAGCTGTATCTCAGCAGACAAGTTTTGACCAGTCCGGACCGTACAACCTGTCTGGAAGG GGAGAACCAAGCACACCAACCAGAACCCATCCAGGCCCATCTTTGCGCAGACATGTTCGGACCATCCAGGAAGTCCGAACAACGGTCACTCGAATCATTACAGATGTATACTATGAAGATGGCAGAGAGGTTGACCGCAAAGTTACCCAT GAGTCAGAGGAACCCGTGTTGGATCGCTGCGTCGTAGACAATGACATCTCTCCATCCCGCACAGGAAGCTCTATGACATCAGGAGACCTGGCTGACGTCAGTTCACTCTCCTCAAAGGCCCCATCACACCACAGCTCCAGTGGGACAAGCAGTGGGGGCCTGGGCCCTATCAGAATGCCTGATTTTCTAATGCCCCCCAGCCGAGGGGCCAAGTTTGGCCG GTGGGGGGGACGGCAGCAGCCGAGGACTCACACTGTGGTGGTGGGGTCAGAGGTGACGGATGCATGGGGGCCTCAGGTCACCACACAACTGAGCCCCCGTGGCCGTGCCCGGCGAGGAAGGCCTCCTTCCCGCGGCCCGCTGTCCAG AGGTGGCAGGACAGGACAGAGAGGTGGGGCCCATGGCCAGGGTGCATCATCCTCAGAAGAGGAGCATTTTGCCCAAAGGCATGTCCAAGCTCCGGGCAGCCCAGTAGAGGTCAGTGCTACAGGCCACTCTGACTCTCTCAACACCACCTCCCCAAATAACAGCGCTGGGTCCAGCAGTTTTGTTGGGTTGCGTGTGCTGGCCAAGTGGTCATCCAACTCATATTTCTATTCTGGGAGTATCACTCGAGACCTGGGAGAGAACCGTTTCCGCCTTCGATTCGATGACAACCAGGAGTGTGAAGTACAAGGAAAAGACATCTTGCTCTGTGACCCCATCCCTCTAGAGACGGAAGTCACTGCCTTGACCGAGGAGGAGTACTTTTATATAG GTGTGGTGAAGGGTCATAAGACTCAAGGCTCTGAGTTCCTTTACTGTGTGGAGAAAGCTGGTCAGAGTAATTGGTACAGCAGAACGTCTGTGATTCTCAGCATGGAGCAAGGCAGCCGCTTGAGGGAGCAGTATGGACTGGGACCCTATGAACCATCTACACCCCAAACCATGGCCTCTGATATCAGCCTTG ATAACTTGGTAGAAGGAAAGCGGAGACGCAGAGGCAACTCCAGTGGAGCAGGGACCCCTACCCGCAGCTCCAGCAACAGCCCGAGAAACCCTGGGCCTTCTGGGAAACGCAAGCTCATCAGCGGCACAGAGGATGAAAGGACTCCTGCAAAGAGAGGACGCAGGGGGGGAGGGGCCAGAGTGG GACAGCGTATAGCTGCTTGTAACACATCTGGGAGCGGAGCAGACCTGCCCCCTGACCCTAATGACCTGGTGGCAACACATGGACCTCTGCCTGAAAACTCTTCTCTCTTTATGGGGTTTGTCTTCATGCTGACGGCGTCCTCTGAAAACGACAGAGACTCCAACCACCAGCCAAGCGATGAGGATGAAG AGTATGTTCAGAGAGCGCCGTACAACAAACACTATACAGTGAGACAGCTGGAGGCGGGAGGAGGAATGATCCTGCTTGACTTCAATGAAGAACAG TGTAAAGCAGCCTATCAGAGCTTGCTGATCGCCGACCAGCACTGTCGGACCAGGAAGTACCTGCTGTGCGTGGCAGGTGGAGTTCCCTGCGTGTCTCAGATATGGGTGAGGGACTGCTGCCAGGAGAAGAAGCTGGTCAACTATAGGAACTACCTACTTCCTGCCGGTCTGGGGCCAGAGGGACGCATTGTGGAGTG GCATCCTCGCTGTAACCCTTTTAAAGCTCTAAAGGTGGTGCTCATATCAGAAGATCGTGTGGATTTGTGGACTTCTTTGCTTTCCATGGGTGGTGCAGCAAAAGTTCATCaccataaagaaaatgaagaccTTTCTG ACATTCCAAACATGAAGTTTGACCTGGCAGTGACATCATCTGCATGTCCATCTGAGGACCTGAAACGTGTGGCCCAGGACATGCCTGTTGTCTCTCTGGAGTGGCTGATTCAGAGCTTGATCTGTGGAAAGTGCCTCAGCTATGACAAAAACTCAGAATTCTGTCACAACCCGTCTACATAA
- the LOC109091997 gene encoding TP53-binding protein 1-like isoform X2, which translates to MDPGESDLDSSFPQTENPCLIVEDSQPDSVALEDDPDTSYRALLARRLSNLQPTSQSPVLELISSPTKSRCLQKDTSDGTACSDNLQSNLGSAATEHSQVFEVHSYPVSKRSVPEHMEPEANSTTHDEMSQFGLLELSESQGVFEEDEQNEAPANQTDSQKPASQCGLKSSERTPSNRDGNTTGSEVSSSCPSKPQDGEGRRLSIQAILHSQLTDSQEDEEDVLVSSQDDMFEKERNGTKADSSVSEKEQLPTSTPAHSLRLLHLSGQGTLVQESLSQQSVDFVAATQDNLSQTPYIIPNSPTEKEQNYNEAAESPMDTSAPAEDQPPGREETPMDMDPCPKPQPTASTPVSQNSPGFVLDKSLSVPSQPEFSHDVFISTPSLEHGNSSQGTESSKKLPHHNSPSASPKQTGPAEQLKKSSSSGSQPSGVAECFQLELSSENSSFAQKTQLFVVEEDSQATQIVEEEGTVGADKSNSSPKNHSQNVSKNRMDPEPPVKTSNSQSLSKVPDSTSTSALTGKAEDCEPSQKISPAVIGKQNISASPGATPSQLSVGADTPNAPQTSKATVAECSNASPSTDRPVTPVPVPQQSPSQSVLTASSQKNTEKEKEHVIQSQRLSQPVTHSHSVVTDSVRTAEEEERMDEGEIQSVVIGDDTGIKLGLSESQVLSPEPMEEEKETSQCEPSRDEHSSSKEESFSVMVLEESQRVSQEKVKEGRSQPFRSSTQPVRGSVQDKREATAKISGSQPVGSTEVSPLQLERTKSQSTQPSDTGQHKKNSDNAANKSLSDSSGELPFHFTLPKEGELIRPAVSSTPPQISQLKKTPRHSTPIEMTSFSEASSHTKETTMVASEISVEESRESEEPAAVEQDGKLSLRMKLVTPVEEGSSGSEHFSLQKPPLTDEEGSVSKATTVAMDVTSPSVFSRVREVHRQVQVEDDAESSDPPLRQASQLFIPPKTNDSGLSPNCPKETAASRASGRVTEAVPLHPAGMEASSEPLVSGLSTPAREQEVLSTSDKPRTAVRQKAVSQQTSVDISSTTSPPSKRAVSQQTSFDQSGPYNLSGRGEPSTPTRTHPGPSLRRHVRTIQEVRTTVTRIITDVYYEDGREVDRKVTHESEEPVLDRCVVDNDISPSRTGSSMTSGDLADVSSLSSKAPSHHSSSGTSSGGLGPIRMPDFLMPPSRGAKFGRGGRTGQRGGAHGQGASSSEEEHFAQRHVQAPGSPVEVSATGHSDSLNTTSPNNSAGSSSFVGLRVLAKWSSNSYFYSGSITRDLGENRFRLRFDDNQECEVQGKDILLCDPIPLETEVTALTEEEYFYIGVVKGHKTQGSEFLYCVEKAGQSNWYSRTSVILSMEQGSRLREQYGLGPYEPSTPQTMASDISLDNLVEGKRRRRGNSSGAGTPTRSSSNSPRNPGPSGKRKLISGTEDERTPAKRGRRGGGARVGQRIAACNTSGSGADLPPDPNDLVATHGPLPENSSLFMGFVFMLTASSENDRDSNHQPSDEDEEYVQRAPYNKHYTVRQLEAGGGMILLDFNEEQCKAAYQSLLIADQHCRTRKYLLCVAGGVPCVSQIWVRDCCQEKKLVNYRNYLLPAGLGPEGRIVEWHPRCNPFKALKVVLISEDRVDLWTSLLSMGGAAKVHHHKENEDLSDIPNMKFDLAVTSSACPSEDLKRVAQDMPVVSLEWLIQSLICGKCLSYDKNSEFCHNPST; encoded by the exons ATGGATCCCGGCGAGAGTGATCTTGATTCAAGTTTTCCTCAAACAGAAAACCCCTGTCTCATAGTTGAGGACTCGCAGCCTGACAGCGTGGCCCTGGAGGACGATCCTGACACCAGCTACCGTGCCCTTCTCGCCCGCCGCCTCTCTAACCTGCAGCCCACATCACAAAGCCCTGTGCTG GAGCTAATTTCTTCCCCTACTAAAAGTCGTTGTTTACAAAAAGATACGAGTGACGGTACAGCCTGCTCAG ACAATTTGCAGTCCAACCTGGGTTCAGCAGCTACAGAGCATAGTCAAGTTTTTGAAGTTCACTCTTATCCTGTCTCAAAAAG AAGTGTCCCAGAGCACATGGAGCCTGAGGCTAACTCCACCACACATG ATGAGATGTCTCAGTTTGGTCTCTTGGAGCTGTCGGAGAGCCAGGGTGTCTTTGAGGAAGATGAGCAGAATGAAGCTCCTGCAAATCAAACAGACAGTCAGAAACCAGCCAGCcaat GTGGATTGAAGAGTTCAGAAAGGACACCATCCAATCGAGATGGAAATACTACAGG GTCAGAGGTCAGTTCAAGCTGCCCTTCGAAGCCTCAGGATGGGGAAGGCAGGAGGCTCAGTATTCAGGCTATACTGCACTCTCAGTTAACTGACAGtcaagaagatgaagaagatgtGCTTGTTTCCTCACAGGATGACATGTTTGAAAAGGAGAGAAATG GCACCAAGGCAGACAGCAGTGTTTCAGAGAAAGAACAACTGCCAACATCCACACCTGCACATAGTCTTCGCTTGCTTCATCTGTCTGGACAGGGCACACTTGTACAGGAGAGTCTTTCACA GCAATCTGTGGACTTTGTGGCTGCCACTCAGGACAATTTAAGCCAAACaccttacattatcccaaattcACCCACAGAAAAAGAGCAGA ATTATAATGAAGCTGCTGAATCCCCAATGGACACATCAGCCCCCGCTGAAGACCAGCCACCGGGGAGAGAAGAAACGCCAATGGACATGGACCCCTGCCCCAAACCACAACCCACAGCCTCCACTCCAGTGTCCCAGAATTCCCCTGGATTTGTTCTGGATAAAAGCCTCTCTGTCCCCAGCCAGCCTGAATTCTCACAT GACGTGTTTATTTCCACTCCAAGTCTTGAACATGGGAACAGCAGTCAAGGGACTGAGAGCTCAAAGAAGTTGCCTCACCATAACAGCCCATCAGCATCGCCCAAGCAGACCGGCCCAGCGGAGCAGCTAAAAAAGTCTTCAAGCAGCGGTTCACAGCCCTCTGGGGTGGCTGAGTGCTTTCAGCTGGAGCTCAGCAGTGAAAACAGCAGTTTTGCTCAGAAGACACAGTTGTTCGTTGTGGAGGAAGATAGCCAAGCTACACAGATCGTGGAAGAGGAAGGAACTGTTGGTGCAGACAAGAGTAACTCAAGCCCTAAAAACCATTCCCAAAATGTAAGCAAGAATAGAATGGACCCTGAGCCGCCTGTTAAAACATCAAATTCACAAAGTCTTTCCAAGGTGCCCGACTCAACGAGTACAAGTGCTTTAACCGGAAAAGCAGAAGACTGTGAACCCTCTCAAAAGATCTCACCGGCGGTTATAGGGAAACAGAATATAAGTGCTTCTCCAGGTGCGACTCCGTCCCAGCTTTCTGTCGGTGCAGACACCCCTAATGCACCACAAACAAGTAAAGCCACAGTCGCTGAGTGTTCAAATGCCTCTCCATCAACTGACAGACCTGTAACCCCTGTTCCTGTGCCCCAACAGTCTCCGTCTCAGTCAGTCTTGACTGCATCGTCCCAAAAGAACACGGAGAAGGAAAAAGAACACGTTATTCAAAGCCAGAGACTCAGTCAGCCCGTGACACACAGCCACAGTGTTGTTACAGACAGTGTTAGAACTGCTGAAGAGGAGGAGAGGATGGATGAAGGTGAGATTCAGAGTGTGGTGATAGGTGATGACACTGGGATCAAGCTGGGTTTGTCCGAGAGCCAGGTGCTTTCTCCAGAACCcatggaggaggagaaggagacaTCCCAGTGTGAACCCAGCAGAGACGAACACTCCTCCAGCAAAGAGGAGAGCTTCAGTGTCATGGTGCTAGAAGAGAGCCAGAGGGTCTCTCAGGAGAAAGTGAAGGAGGGGAGGTCACAGCCGTTCAGAAGCTCCACGCAACCTGTGAGGGGCTCCGTGCAGGACAAACGTGAGGCCACGGCAAAGATCTCAGGGTCTCAGCCGGTGGGATCAACTGAGGTTTCACCTTTACAGCTTGAGAGAACTAAGTCCCAGAGCACACAGCCTAGTGATACAGGACAGCACAAAAAAAACTCAGACAATGCCGCCAACAAGagtttgagtgacagctctggaG AGCTTCCGTTTCACTTTACATTGCCCAAAGAGGGCGAGCTGATCCGCCCAGCAGTGAGTTCAACTCCTCCACAGATTAGTCAGCTGAAAAAGACACCGAGGCACAGCACTCCTATTG AGATGACCTCGTTCTCAGAGGCATCATCTCATACCAAGGAGACGACAATGGTGGCCAGTGAGATTTCGGTAGAGGAGAGCAGAGAGAGCGAAGAGCCAGCCGCAGTGGAGCAAGATGGGAAGCTGAGTCTGAGGATGAAACTGGTGACCCCAGTGGAGGAAGGCAGCTCGGGCTCAGAACATTTCAGCCTGCAGA AACCACCATTAACAGATGAGGAAGGATCTGTCTCCAAGGCTACCACTGTTGCCATGGATGTAACCAG TCCTTCTGTGTTTAGCCGTGTTCGGGAGGTCCACAGGCAGGTCCAGGTGGAGGATGATGCAGAGTCCAGTGATCCTCCACTCAG GCAAGCAAGCCAGCTATTCATTCCCCCCAAAACTAATGACTCAGGACTGTCTCCCAACTGCCCAAAAGAGACAGCGGCCAGCAGAGCCTCAGGCCGAGTCACTGAAGCTgtacctctgcatcctgctggtatGGAAGCAAGCTCTGAACCTCTGGTCAGTGGTCTGTCCACCCCTGCCAGAGAACAAGAGGTTCTCAGCACTTCTGACAAACCTCGAACAGCTGTCCGACAGAAAGCTGTGTCGCAGCAAACAAGTGTGGATATCAGCTCGACCACCAGCCCGCCCAGCAAA AGAGCTGTATCTCAGCAGACAAGTTTTGACCAGTCCGGACCGTACAACCTGTCTGGAAGG GGAGAACCAAGCACACCAACCAGAACCCATCCAGGCCCATCTTTGCGCAGACATGTTCGGACCATCCAGGAAGTCCGAACAACGGTCACTCGAATCATTACAGATGTATACTATGAAGATGGCAGAGAGGTTGACCGCAAAGTTACCCAT GAGTCAGAGGAACCCGTGTTGGATCGCTGCGTCGTAGACAATGACATCTCTCCATCCCGCACAGGAAGCTCTATGACATCAGGAGACCTGGCTGACGTCAGTTCACTCTCCTCAAAGGCCCCATCACACCACAGCTCCAGTGGGACAAGCAGTGGGGGCCTGGGCCCTATCAGAATGCCTGATTTTCTAATGCCCCCCAGCCGAGGGGCCAAGTTTGGCCG AGGTGGCAGGACAGGACAGAGAGGTGGGGCCCATGGCCAGGGTGCATCATCCTCAGAAGAGGAGCATTTTGCCCAAAGGCATGTCCAAGCTCCGGGCAGCCCAGTAGAGGTCAGTGCTACAGGCCACTCTGACTCTCTCAACACCACCTCCCCAAATAACAGCGCTGGGTCCAGCAGTTTTGTTGGGTTGCGTGTGCTGGCCAAGTGGTCATCCAACTCATATTTCTATTCTGGGAGTATCACTCGAGACCTGGGAGAGAACCGTTTCCGCCTTCGATTCGATGACAACCAGGAGTGTGAAGTACAAGGAAAAGACATCTTGCTCTGTGACCCCATCCCTCTAGAGACGGAAGTCACTGCCTTGACCGAGGAGGAGTACTTTTATATAG GTGTGGTGAAGGGTCATAAGACTCAAGGCTCTGAGTTCCTTTACTGTGTGGAGAAAGCTGGTCAGAGTAATTGGTACAGCAGAACGTCTGTGATTCTCAGCATGGAGCAAGGCAGCCGCTTGAGGGAGCAGTATGGACTGGGACCCTATGAACCATCTACACCCCAAACCATGGCCTCTGATATCAGCCTTG ATAACTTGGTAGAAGGAAAGCGGAGACGCAGAGGCAACTCCAGTGGAGCAGGGACCCCTACCCGCAGCTCCAGCAACAGCCCGAGAAACCCTGGGCCTTCTGGGAAACGCAAGCTCATCAGCGGCACAGAGGATGAAAGGACTCCTGCAAAGAGAGGACGCAGGGGGGGAGGGGCCAGAGTGG GACAGCGTATAGCTGCTTGTAACACATCTGGGAGCGGAGCAGACCTGCCCCCTGACCCTAATGACCTGGTGGCAACACATGGACCTCTGCCTGAAAACTCTTCTCTCTTTATGGGGTTTGTCTTCATGCTGACGGCGTCCTCTGAAAACGACAGAGACTCCAACCACCAGCCAAGCGATGAGGATGAAG AGTATGTTCAGAGAGCGCCGTACAACAAACACTATACAGTGAGACAGCTGGAGGCGGGAGGAGGAATGATCCTGCTTGACTTCAATGAAGAACAG TGTAAAGCAGCCTATCAGAGCTTGCTGATCGCCGACCAGCACTGTCGGACCAGGAAGTACCTGCTGTGCGTGGCAGGTGGAGTTCCCTGCGTGTCTCAGATATGGGTGAGGGACTGCTGCCAGGAGAAGAAGCTGGTCAACTATAGGAACTACCTACTTCCTGCCGGTCTGGGGCCAGAGGGACGCATTGTGGAGTG GCATCCTCGCTGTAACCCTTTTAAAGCTCTAAAGGTGGTGCTCATATCAGAAGATCGTGTGGATTTGTGGACTTCTTTGCTTTCCATGGGTGGTGCAGCAAAAGTTCATCaccataaagaaaatgaagaccTTTCTG ACATTCCAAACATGAAGTTTGACCTGGCAGTGACATCATCTGCATGTCCATCTGAGGACCTGAAACGTGTGGCCCAGGACATGCCTGTTGTCTCTCTGGAGTGGCTGATTCAGAGCTTGATCTGTGGAAAGTGCCTCAGCTATGACAAAAACTCAGAATTCTGTCACAACCCGTCTACATAA